The proteins below are encoded in one region of Streptomyces cyanogenus:
- a CDS encoding NlpC/P60 family protein, which yields MGSHRRLAPSGIDRGAAALCVLSATMTALGAVPAHAERGAGTRAEVDRLYEEAEKATQAYDRADERAGRLRRRVRDAQDHIARQQERVNELREQLGSLAGAQYRSGGIDPAVALLFSTEPDDYLDKASTLDRIGTREAGRLKELQSVLRDLAQERADAAGTLAELERSRKAVVAHKRTVERKLARARQLINALPAAERAAYDRASRGGRPDLPGLSGVQAPDGRAAAALAAARSALGRPYVWGANGPSGFDCSGLMQWAYAHAGVHLPRTSQEQRFAGRRVPLSQARPGDLVVYRSDASHVAMYAGNGQVIHAPYPGAPVRYDPVGMMPVSSVTRP from the coding sequence GTGGGGTCCCATCGCCGCCTTGCTCCGTCCGGAATCGACCGGGGCGCCGCCGCCCTGTGCGTGCTGTCCGCCACGATGACCGCGCTCGGCGCCGTACCGGCGCACGCGGAGCGGGGGGCCGGCACCCGGGCCGAGGTGGACCGCCTGTACGAGGAGGCCGAGAAGGCGACCCAGGCCTACGACAGGGCCGACGAGCGGGCCGGCCGGCTGCGCCGCCGGGTCCGGGACGCGCAGGACCACATCGCCCGCCAGCAGGAGCGCGTCAACGAACTGCGCGAGCAACTCGGTTCGCTGGCCGGCGCCCAGTACCGCTCCGGCGGCATCGACCCGGCGGTCGCCCTGCTCTTCTCCACCGAGCCCGACGACTACCTGGACAAGGCGTCCACGCTCGACCGCATCGGCACCCGGGAGGCCGGCCGGCTCAAGGAGTTGCAGTCCGTGCTGCGCGACCTCGCGCAGGAGCGCGCGGACGCGGCCGGGACCCTCGCCGAGCTGGAGCGCAGCCGCAAGGCCGTGGTCGCGCACAAGCGGACCGTGGAACGCAAGCTCGCCCGGGCCCGGCAGCTCATCAACGCCCTGCCCGCCGCCGAACGCGCCGCGTACGACCGGGCCTCCCGCGGCGGCCGCCCGGACCTGCCCGGCCTGTCCGGCGTCCAGGCCCCCGACGGGCGCGCCGCCGCGGCCCTGGCCGCCGCCCGCTCCGCCCTGGGCCGCCCGTACGTGTGGGGCGCCAACGGCCCCTCGGGCTTCGACTGTTCGGGTCTGATGCAGTGGGCGTACGCGCACGCGGGCGTCCATCTGCCGCGCACCTCGCAGGAGCAGCGGTTCGCCGGCCGGCGGGTCCCGCTCTCCCAGGCCCGCCCCGGCGACCTGGTCGTCTACCGCTCCGACGCCAGCCACGTGGCGATGTACGCGGGCAACGGCCAGGTCATCCACGCGCCCTACCCCGGCGCCCCGGTGCGTTACGACCCGGTCGGGATGATGCCGGTCTCCTCGGTCACCCGGCCCTGA
- a CDS encoding AMP-dependent synthetase/ligase yields the protein MREFSLPALYEVPADGNLTDIVRRNAAQHPDVAVIARKVGGAWHDVTAREFLAEVHTAAKGLIASGVQPGDRVGLMSRTRYEWTLLDFAIWSAGAITVPVYETSSPEQVQWILSDSGATACVTELDTHTAAVESVREALPALKHVWQIEAGGVAELGRLGQDVSDRTVEERSSLARADDPATIVYTSGTTGRPKGCVLTHRSFFAECGNVVERLRPLFRTGECSVLLFLPLAHVFGRLVQVAPMMAPIKLGCVPDIKNLTDELAAFRPTLILGVPRVFEKVYNSARAKAQADGKGAIFDKAADTAIAYSKALDSPSGPSLGLKIKHKVFDKLVYSKLRAVLGGRGEYAISGGAPLGERLGHFFRGIGFTVLEGYGLTESCAATAFNPWDRQKIGTVGQPLPGSVVRIADDGEVLLHGEHLFKEYWNNPGATAEALADGWFHTGDIGTLDEDGYLRITGRKKEIIVTAGGKNVAPAVIEDRIRAHALVAECMVVGDGRPFVGALVTIDEEFLGRWAAEHGKPAGATAASLCEDPDLLAAIQAAVDDGNAAVSKAESVRKFRILPSQFTEESGHLTPSLKLKRNVVAKDYANEIEALYAK from the coding sequence TTGCGCGAGTTCAGCCTTCCGGCTCTGTACGAGGTCCCCGCGGACGGGAATCTGACCGACATCGTCCGCAGAAACGCCGCGCAGCATCCCGACGTCGCCGTGATCGCCCGCAAGGTCGGGGGTGCCTGGCACGACGTGACCGCACGGGAGTTCCTGGCCGAGGTGCACACCGCCGCCAAGGGCCTCATCGCCTCCGGCGTGCAGCCGGGCGACCGGGTGGGCCTGATGTCCCGCACGCGGTACGAGTGGACGCTGCTCGACTTCGCGATCTGGAGCGCCGGCGCGATCACCGTGCCGGTGTACGAGACCAGCTCGCCGGAGCAGGTGCAGTGGATCCTGTCCGACTCGGGCGCCACCGCCTGCGTCACGGAGCTGGACACCCACACGGCGGCCGTGGAGTCGGTGCGCGAGGCGCTGCCCGCGCTCAAGCACGTCTGGCAGATCGAGGCCGGGGGCGTGGCGGAGCTGGGCCGGCTCGGGCAGGACGTCTCGGACCGGACGGTGGAGGAGCGCAGCTCGCTCGCCCGGGCCGACGACCCCGCGACCATCGTGTACACGAGCGGTACGACCGGGCGCCCCAAGGGCTGTGTGCTCACCCACCGCAGCTTCTTCGCCGAGTGCGGGAACGTGGTGGAGCGGCTGCGTCCGCTGTTCCGCACCGGCGAGTGCTCGGTGCTGCTGTTCCTGCCGCTCGCGCATGTCTTCGGGCGGCTGGTGCAGGTGGCGCCGATGATGGCGCCGATCAAGCTGGGCTGCGTCCCGGACATCAAGAACCTCACGGACGAGCTGGCCGCGTTCCGGCCGACGCTGATCCTGGGTGTGCCGCGGGTCTTCGAGAAGGTCTACAACTCGGCGCGGGCCAAGGCGCAGGCGGACGGCAAGGGTGCGATCTTCGACAAGGCGGCGGACACCGCGATCGCCTACAGCAAGGCGCTGGACAGCCCGTCGGGACCGTCGCTCGGCCTGAAGATCAAGCACAAGGTCTTCGACAAGCTGGTCTACAGCAAGCTGCGCGCGGTCCTCGGCGGCCGGGGCGAGTACGCCATCTCCGGCGGTGCCCCCCTCGGTGAGCGGCTCGGGCACTTCTTCCGGGGCATCGGCTTCACGGTGCTGGAGGGCTACGGCCTGACCGAGTCCTGTGCGGCGACCGCGTTCAACCCGTGGGACCGGCAGAAGATCGGCACGGTCGGTCAGCCGCTGCCCGGCTCGGTGGTGCGGATCGCGGACGACGGCGAGGTGCTGCTGCACGGCGAGCACCTGTTCAAGGAGTACTGGAACAACCCGGGCGCGACCGCGGAGGCGCTGGCCGACGGCTGGTTCCACACCGGTGACATCGGCACCCTGGACGAGGACGGCTATCTGCGGATCACCGGCCGGAAGAAGGAGATCATCGTCACGGCGGGCGGCAAGAACGTGGCCCCGGCGGTGATCGAGGACCGGATCCGGGCGCACGCGCTGGTCGCGGAGTGCATGGTGGTGGGCGACGGGCGGCCGTTCGTGGGCGCGCTGGTCACCATCGACGAGGAGTTCCTGGGCCGGTGGGCCGCCGAGCACGGCAAGCCGGCGGGCGCCACCGCGGCGTCGCTGTGCGAGGACCCGGATCTGCTCGCGGCGATCCAGGCGGCCGTGGACGACGGCAACGCCGCGGTGTCGAAGGCGGAATCGGTGCGGAAGTTCCGCATTCTGCCCTCCCAGTTCACGGAGGAGTCGGGCCACCTCACCCCGTCGCTGAAGCTCAAGCGGAACGTGGTGGCGAAGGACTACGCCAACGAGATCGAGGCGCTCTACGCCAAGTGA
- a CDS encoding GMC oxidoreductase, translating to MAALQTAAALGFTRVGLPSARAAEPAPTDNSPAIVVGSGYGGAVAALRLGQAGIRTLVLEMGRLWNTAGADGKVFCSTSAPDRRSMWFRTRTEAPLATFLWLDVVNQAISPYPGVLDRVHYDAMSVYVGRGVGGGSLVNGGMAVTPPRSYFTEQFPSVDADEMYGTWFPRARAMLGVNSVDPAWFESTEWYRFTRTSRKAAANAGLRTTFVPNVYDFGYMQREAAGTAVKSALAGEVIYGNNHGKRSLDQTYLAAALGTGNVTIHTLEKVTSVSRAGDGSYVLTADRIDGTGAVVETKEYGCTYLFLGGGSLGTTELLVRARDTGTLPGLDAAVGAGWGTNGNTMLGRANHVWDTVGAHQATMPVMGIDDWPNADNPVFAEIAPLPMGFEHWVSLYLAITRNPERATFSYDTSSGAVRLGWTAAQSAVSVRMAKKLFDRINAANATIYRYDLFGSGNKVFADDFTYHPLGGCVLGRATDDYGRVKGCPRLYVTDGSLVPGSIGVNPFVTITALAERTMARVLAEDTAP from the coding sequence ATGGCGGCACTCCAGACGGCGGCCGCCCTCGGCTTCACCCGCGTCGGGCTCCCCTCCGCCCGCGCGGCGGAACCCGCCCCCACCGACAACTCCCCGGCGATCGTGGTCGGTTCCGGATACGGCGGCGCCGTCGCCGCCCTCCGCCTCGGCCAGGCCGGCATCCGCACCCTCGTCCTGGAGATGGGCCGGCTGTGGAACACCGCCGGCGCAGACGGCAAGGTGTTCTGCTCCACCAGCGCCCCCGACCGGCGCTCCATGTGGTTCCGCACCCGCACCGAGGCCCCGCTCGCCACGTTCCTCTGGCTGGACGTGGTCAACCAGGCCATCAGCCCCTACCCCGGAGTCCTCGACCGCGTGCACTACGACGCCATGTCGGTCTACGTCGGCCGGGGCGTCGGCGGCGGCTCCCTGGTCAACGGCGGCATGGCCGTCACCCCGCCACGGTCCTACTTCACCGAGCAGTTCCCGTCCGTGGACGCCGACGAGATGTACGGCACCTGGTTCCCGCGCGCCCGCGCCATGCTCGGCGTCAACTCCGTCGACCCGGCCTGGTTCGAGTCGACCGAGTGGTACCGGTTCACCCGGACCTCCCGGAAGGCCGCCGCCAACGCCGGCCTGCGGACCACCTTCGTGCCCAACGTCTACGACTTCGGCTACATGCAGCGCGAGGCCGCCGGTACGGCCGTGAAGTCCGCGCTCGCCGGCGAGGTCATCTACGGCAACAACCACGGCAAACGCAGCCTCGACCAGACCTACCTGGCCGCCGCCCTCGGCACCGGCAACGTGACGATCCACACCCTGGAGAAGGTCACCTCGGTCAGCCGCGCGGGCGACGGATCGTACGTCCTGACCGCCGACCGGATCGACGGCACCGGCGCGGTCGTGGAGACCAAGGAGTACGGCTGCACGTACCTCTTCCTCGGCGGCGGCAGCCTCGGCACCACCGAACTCCTCGTGCGCGCCCGGGACACCGGCACCCTGCCGGGCCTCGACGCCGCCGTGGGCGCGGGCTGGGGCACCAACGGCAACACCATGCTCGGCCGCGCGAACCACGTGTGGGACACCGTCGGCGCCCACCAGGCCACCATGCCCGTGATGGGCATCGACGACTGGCCCAACGCCGACAATCCGGTCTTCGCGGAGATCGCCCCGCTGCCCATGGGCTTCGAGCACTGGGTCAGCCTCTACCTCGCGATCACCAGGAACCCCGAGCGGGCGACGTTCTCCTACGACACCTCGTCCGGGGCGGTGCGGCTCGGCTGGACCGCCGCCCAGAGCGCCGTCTCCGTGCGCATGGCCAAGAAGCTGTTCGACCGGATCAACGCGGCCAACGCCACGATCTACCGGTACGACCTGTTCGGCTCCGGGAACAAGGTCTTCGCGGACGACTTCACCTACCACCCGCTCGGCGGCTGCGTACTGGGCCGGGCCACCGACGACTACGGACGGGTGAAGGGATGCCCACGGCTGTACGTCACCGACGGCTCGCTCGTGCCCGGGTCGATCGGCGTGAACCCGTTCGTCACCATCACGGCCCTCGCCGAACGCACCATGGCGCGGGTCCTCGCCGAGGACACCGCGCCATGA
- a CDS encoding metallophosphoesterase family protein — MASTRSGNRRTRVHVVSDVHGNARDLARAGEGADALVCLGDLVLFLDYADHSRGIFPDLFGKENADRIVELRTARRFAEAREFGARLWGGIKADRATAIEKAVRKQYAELFAAFPTPTYATYGNVDMPQLWPEYARPGTTVLDGQRVEIGGWTFGFVGGGLRTPMRTPYEIGDEEYAAKIEAVGEVDVLCTHIPPEVPELVYDTVARRFERGSRALLDAIRRTRPRYALFGHVHQPLARRMRIGATECVNVGHFAGTGTPWALEW; from the coding sequence ATGGCATCCACACGCTCCGGCAACCGGCGGACCCGCGTCCATGTCGTCAGCGACGTGCACGGCAACGCCCGCGACCTGGCCCGGGCCGGCGAAGGTGCCGACGCCCTGGTCTGCCTGGGGGACCTCGTCCTCTTCCTCGACTACGCCGACCACTCGCGCGGCATCTTCCCGGACCTGTTCGGCAAGGAGAACGCCGACCGCATCGTCGAGCTGCGCACCGCGCGCCGCTTCGCCGAGGCCCGTGAGTTCGGCGCCCGCCTGTGGGGCGGGATCAAGGCCGACCGGGCCACGGCCATCGAGAAGGCCGTGCGCAAGCAGTACGCCGAACTGTTCGCCGCGTTCCCCACCCCGACGTACGCCACCTACGGGAACGTCGACATGCCGCAGCTCTGGCCGGAGTACGCCCGGCCCGGCACCACCGTCCTCGACGGTCAGCGGGTGGAGATCGGCGGGTGGACCTTCGGCTTCGTCGGCGGCGGCCTGCGCACCCCGATGCGCACGCCGTACGAGATCGGCGACGAGGAGTACGCGGCGAAGATCGAGGCCGTCGGCGAGGTCGACGTGCTGTGCACCCACATCCCGCCCGAGGTGCCCGAGCTGGTGTACGACACCGTCGCACGCCGCTTCGAGCGGGGCAGCCGGGCCCTGCTGGACGCCATCCGCCGCACCCGGCCGAGGTACGCGCTGTTCGGGCACGTGCACCAGCCCCTGGCGCGCCGGATGCGGATCGGCGCCACCGAGTGCGTGAACGTGGGGCACTTCGCGGGCACCGGCACGCCGTGGGCGCTCGAATGGTGA
- a CDS encoding glycosyltransferase family 87 protein, translating to MDTKGAGRSLAWLLGTWVVTRAVLLLFVFRVYTFPGPDVTSDVSVIYRGWYEVLRQGTFPLDDVTWQYPPAAALPVLSPAVLPFLSYAHAFYLLACLADVVVLALLVYAGRRPGRSPRGAWAWVAGVPLLGPTVYARYDVMVTAVAVAALLAGARRPRVMGALTAFGALLKVWPALLLVGAVRRRAWGAAAVTAAGLALLFAVSMPGAFAFLTFQRDRGTEVESLGALVFHVARHFGWQGEVLLNYGSIEFLGPHVDEVSTAALALTGVVFGWLLLWRLRAARFAPHTVTDAALTAVLLFTVTSRVISPQYLVWLVGLAAVCLTHRASRMGPPALLVLLASLVTVLEFPLGFSHVVMSDWYGVTLLAVRNGLLVAATVLAARRLWRATVPPSAQTPFPPQATRTETPVSS from the coding sequence GTGGACACGAAGGGTGCCGGGCGGTCCCTGGCCTGGCTGCTCGGGACCTGGGTCGTCACCCGCGCGGTGCTGCTGCTGTTCGTGTTCCGGGTGTACACCTTCCCGGGCCCGGACGTCACCTCGGACGTGTCGGTGATCTACCGCGGCTGGTACGAGGTCCTGCGGCAGGGAACGTTTCCGCTGGACGACGTGACCTGGCAGTACCCGCCGGCCGCGGCCCTCCCGGTCCTCTCCCCCGCCGTCCTGCCCTTCCTGTCGTACGCGCACGCCTTCTACCTGCTGGCCTGCCTGGCCGACGTCGTCGTGCTGGCGCTGCTGGTGTACGCGGGCAGGCGGCCCGGCCGGTCCCCGCGCGGGGCCTGGGCGTGGGTGGCGGGCGTCCCGCTGCTCGGGCCGACGGTGTACGCCCGCTACGACGTGATGGTGACCGCGGTGGCCGTGGCGGCGCTGCTCGCCGGGGCCCGGCGGCCGCGGGTGATGGGCGCGCTGACGGCGTTCGGGGCGCTGCTGAAGGTGTGGCCCGCGCTGCTGCTGGTCGGTGCCGTGCGGCGGCGGGCGTGGGGGGCGGCGGCGGTCACCGCGGCGGGCCTCGCGCTGCTGTTCGCGGTGTCCATGCCGGGCGCCTTCGCGTTCCTGACCTTCCAGCGCGACCGGGGCACCGAGGTGGAGTCGCTGGGCGCCCTGGTCTTCCATGTGGCCCGGCACTTCGGATGGCAGGGCGAGGTGCTGCTCAACTACGGGTCGATCGAGTTCCTGGGCCCGCACGTGGACGAGGTCAGCACGGCGGCGCTGGCACTGACGGGGGTCGTCTTCGGCTGGCTGCTGCTGTGGCGGTTGCGCGCGGCCCGGTTCGCGCCGCACACCGTCACCGACGCGGCCCTGACCGCGGTGCTGCTGTTCACGGTGACCAGCCGGGTGATCAGCCCCCAGTACCTGGTGTGGCTGGTCGGCCTGGCCGCCGTCTGCCTGACGCACCGGGCGAGCCGCATGGGACCGCCCGCCCTGCTGGTCCTCCTCGCGTCCCTCGTGACCGTCCTGGAGTTCCCGCTCGGCTTCTCGCACGTCGTGATGAGCGACTGGTACGGCGTGACGCTGCTGGCGGTCCGCAACGGCCTGCTGGTCGCGGCCACGGTCCTGGCGGCCCGCCGCCTGTGGCGCGCGACCGTCCCGCCGTCCGCGCAAACCCCCTTCCCGCCTCAGGCCACCCGCACGGAGACCCCGGTCTCCTCCTGA
- a CDS encoding ArsA family ATPase codes for MRTILITGPGGSGRTTVAAATALAAAREGHRTLLLSADRTDTPGAALGTVTGPAPADVTENLTAWRPDAVARFREDLTAFQTRAANVLDLLGAARLDAEEVTPLPGAEELSFLRALRDAALSERYDLLVVDLPPLPQALALLALPEELRRYLRRLLPPERQAARALRPVLGRLAGVPMPADWLYETAARWDVELAAVEAVLTDRDTAVRLVAEPGPAGADAVRAATLGLALRGLPTEALVSNRTLPEAAPDSWLGSLLAQQRKTLADWQEAYDVHPVPHLGRDPHGPEDLTALAVPAVNPATAPVGWPVTDRLAEDGVLVWHLPLPGAIRDELDLVRRGDELLITAGPFRRIVPLPSALRRCTVAGAGLRDGELRIRFAPDPDLWPASGR; via the coding sequence ATGCGCACCATCCTGATCACGGGCCCGGGCGGCAGCGGGCGTACGACCGTCGCCGCCGCCACCGCGCTCGCCGCCGCCCGCGAGGGCCACCGCACCCTCCTGCTGAGCGCCGACCGCACGGACACCCCGGGCGCGGCACTGGGCACCGTGACAGGACCGGCCCCCGCCGACGTCACCGAGAACCTCACCGCCTGGCGGCCCGACGCCGTCGCCCGGTTCCGCGAGGACCTCACCGCCTTCCAGACCCGTGCCGCGAACGTCCTCGACCTCCTCGGCGCGGCCCGCCTGGACGCGGAGGAGGTCACCCCGCTGCCCGGCGCCGAGGAACTGTCCTTCCTGCGCGCGCTGCGGGACGCGGCCCTGTCCGAGCGGTACGACCTGCTCGTCGTCGACCTCCCGCCCCTCCCGCAGGCCCTCGCCCTGCTCGCCCTGCCCGAGGAGCTGCGCCGCTACCTGCGCCGCCTGCTGCCGCCCGAGCGGCAGGCCGCCCGCGCCCTGCGCCCGGTCCTCGGCCGGCTGGCCGGCGTCCCCATGCCCGCCGACTGGCTGTACGAGACGGCCGCCCGCTGGGACGTCGAACTGGCCGCCGTCGAGGCCGTCCTCACCGACCGGGACACCGCCGTGCGCCTGGTCGCCGAACCCGGCCCGGCCGGCGCCGACGCCGTACGCGCCGCGACCCTGGGCCTCGCCCTGCGCGGTCTGCCCACCGAGGCCCTGGTCTCCAACCGGACGCTGCCCGAGGCGGCCCCCGACAGCTGGCTCGGCTCGCTCCTCGCCCAGCAGCGCAAGACGCTCGCCGACTGGCAGGAGGCGTACGACGTCCACCCCGTCCCGCACCTCGGCCGCGACCCGCACGGCCCGGAGGACCTCACCGCGCTCGCCGTACCCGCCGTCAACCCGGCGACTGCTCCGGTCGGGTGGCCCGTCACCGACCGGCTCGCCGAGGACGGCGTGCTGGTCTGGCACCTTCCGCTGCCCGGCGCGATACGGGACGAGCTGGACCTCGTCCGGCGCGGCGACGAACTCCTGATCACCGCGGGCCCGTTCCGCCGGATCGTTCCGCTGCCCTCCGCCCTGCGCCGGTGCACCGTCGCCGGCGCCGGACTGCGCGACGGAGAGCTGCGCATCCGGTTCGCCCCGGACCCGGACCTGTGGCCCGCGTCGGGACGGTGA
- a CDS encoding ROK family glucokinase, translating into MGLTIGVDIGGTKIAAGVVDEEGNILSTFKVPTPTTPEAIVDAIASAVEGARAGHEIVGVGIGAAGYVNRQRSTVYFAPNIDWRNEPLKEKVEARTGLPVVVENDANAAAWGEYKFGAGKGHRNVICITLGTGLGGGIIIGNKLRRGHFGVAAEFGHIRMVPDGLLCGCGSQGCWEQYASGRALVRYAKQRANATPERAEVLLSLGDGTPDGIEGKHISMAARQGCPVAVDSYRELARWAGAGLADLASLFDPSAFIVGGGLSDEGDLVLDPIRTSYKRWLVGGNWRPMADVIAAQLGNKAGLVGAADLAREPDPVM; encoded by the coding sequence ATGGGACTCACCATCGGCGTCGACATCGGCGGCACGAAGATCGCGGCCGGCGTGGTCGACGAGGAAGGCAACATCCTCTCGACCTTCAAGGTGCCGACCCCCACCACGCCCGAGGCCATCGTGGACGCCATCGCCTCGGCGGTGGAGGGTGCGCGCGCCGGGCACGAGATCGTCGGCGTGGGCATCGGCGCGGCCGGTTACGTCAACCGGCAGCGGTCCACCGTGTACTTCGCGCCGAACATCGACTGGCGCAACGAGCCGCTCAAGGAGAAGGTCGAGGCCCGCACGGGCCTCCCGGTCGTGGTCGAGAACGACGCCAACGCCGCCGCCTGGGGCGAGTACAAGTTCGGCGCCGGCAAGGGCCACCGCAACGTCATCTGCATCACGCTGGGCACCGGCCTCGGCGGCGGCATCATCATCGGCAACAAGCTGCGCCGCGGCCACTTCGGCGTGGCCGCCGAGTTCGGCCACATCCGGATGGTCCCGGACGGCCTGCTGTGCGGCTGCGGCTCGCAGGGCTGCTGGGAGCAGTACGCCTCCGGCCGGGCCCTGGTCCGCTACGCCAAGCAGCGCGCCAACGCCACCCCCGAGCGCGCCGAGGTCCTGCTGTCGCTCGGCGACGGCACCCCCGACGGCATCGAGGGCAAGCACATCTCCATGGCCGCCCGCCAGGGCTGCCCGGTCGCCGTGGACTCCTACCGCGAGCTGGCCCGCTGGGCCGGCGCCGGCCTCGCCGACCTGGCCTCCCTCTTCGACCCGTCCGCGTTCATCGTCGGCGGCGGTCTCTCCGACGAGGGCGACCTGGTCCTCGACCCGATCCGCACGTCGTACAAGCGCTGGCTGGTCGGCGGCAACTGGCGCCCGATGGCCGACGTGATCGCCGCCCAGCTGGGCAACAAGGCGGGCCTGGTGGGCGCGGCGGACCTGGCCCGGGAGCCGGACCCCGTCATGTG
- a CDS encoding SRPBCC family protein: protein MAEHTSSSITIEAAPADVMAVIADFARYPDWTGEVKEAEVLATDEQGRAEQVRLVMDAGAIKDDQTLAYTWTGDHEVSWTLVKSQMLRSLDGTYLLKPAGSGATEVTYRLTVDVKIPMLGMIKRKAEKVIIDRALAGLKKRVESGEK from the coding sequence ATGGCGGAACACACCAGTTCGAGCATCACGATCGAGGCGGCTCCGGCCGACGTCATGGCGGTGATCGCCGACTTCGCGCGCTACCCGGACTGGACCGGCGAGGTGAAGGAGGCGGAGGTCCTCGCGACCGACGAGCAGGGCCGCGCCGAGCAGGTCCGCCTCGTCATGGACGCCGGCGCCATCAAGGACGACCAGACCCTCGCCTACACCTGGACCGGCGACCACGAGGTCTCCTGGACCCTGGTCAAGTCCCAGATGCTCCGCTCCCTCGACGGCACCTACCTGCTGAAGCCGGCCGGCTCGGGCGCCACCGAGGTCACCTACCGGCTGACCGTCGACGTCAAGATCCCCATGCTCGGCATGATCAAGCGCAAGGCGGAGAAGGTCATCATCGACCGGGCGCTGGCGGGTCTGAAGAAGCGGGTCGAGTCCGGGGAGAAGTAG
- a CDS encoding glycosyltransferase family 4 protein gives MHKTLIVTNDFPPRPGGIQAFLHNMALRLDPGRLVVYASTWKRGREGAEATAAFDADQPFTVVRDRTTMLLPTPAATRRAAGLLREHGCTSVWFGAAAPLGLMAPALRRAGAERLVATTHGHEAGWAQLPAARQLLRRIGESTDTITYLGEYTRSRIATALTPDAAGRMVQLPPGVDEKTFHPGSGGDEVRARLGLTDRPVVVCVSRLVPRKGQDTLIRAMPRILAAEPDTVLLIVGGGPYEQDLRRLADETGVAGSVRFTGAVPWSELPAHYGAGDVFAMPCRTRRGGLDVEGLGIVYLEASATGLPVVAGDSGGAPDAVLEGETGWVVRGGSAEQTAERIVALLHDPELRRRMGARGRQWVEEKWRWDLLAEKLKALL, from the coding sequence ATGCACAAGACCCTGATCGTCACCAACGACTTCCCGCCCCGGCCGGGCGGCATCCAGGCCTTCCTGCACAACATGGCGCTCCGCCTGGACCCCGGCCGGCTGGTCGTCTACGCCTCCACCTGGAAGCGCGGCCGGGAGGGCGCCGAGGCCACCGCCGCCTTCGACGCCGACCAGCCCTTCACCGTCGTGCGCGACCGTACGACCATGCTGCTGCCCACCCCGGCGGCCACCCGGCGGGCGGCCGGGCTGCTCCGCGAGCACGGCTGCACCTCGGTGTGGTTCGGCGCGGCGGCCCCGCTCGGTCTCATGGCTCCCGCGCTGCGCCGGGCCGGCGCCGAACGGCTGGTGGCCACCACCCACGGCCACGAGGCCGGCTGGGCCCAGCTGCCCGCCGCCCGGCAGCTGCTGCGCCGGATCGGCGAGTCCACGGACACGATCACCTACCTCGGCGAGTACACCCGCTCCCGGATAGCGACCGCGCTCACCCCGGACGCGGCCGGCCGCATGGTGCAGCTGCCGCCCGGGGTGGACGAGAAGACCTTCCACCCCGGCTCCGGCGGCGACGAGGTCCGCGCCCGGCTAGGGCTCACCGACCGGCCGGTCGTGGTCTGCGTCTCCCGCCTGGTGCCGCGCAAGGGCCAGGACACGCTGATCCGGGCCATGCCCCGCATCCTCGCCGCCGAGCCGGACACCGTCCTGCTGATCGTCGGCGGCGGCCCCTACGAGCAGGACCTGCGCCGCCTGGCCGACGAGACGGGCGTCGCCGGCTCGGTGCGCTTCACCGGCGCCGTCCCCTGGTCCGAGCTGCCCGCCCACTACGGCGCGGGCGACGTCTTCGCCATGCCCTGCCGCACCCGTCGCGGCGGCCTCGACGTGGAGGGCCTCGGCATCGTCTACCTGGAGGCATCCGCCACCGGCCTGCCCGTCGTCGCGGGCGACTCCGGCGGCGCCCCGGACGCGGTCCTGGAGGGCGAGACCGGCTGGGTGGTCCGGGGCGGCTCGGCGGAGCAGACGGCCGAGCGGATCGTCGCCCTCCTCCACGACCCCGAGCTGCGCCGCAGGATGGGCGCGCGCGGCCGGCAGTGGGTCGAGGAGAAGTGGCGCTGGGACCTGCTGGCGGAGAAGTTGAAAGCTCTGCTCTAG
- a CDS encoding DUF5304 domain-containing protein, protein MSEERPAPDPSEEERPRATDADAWATACAEDLAAEQARRRTRHGPPPGSAAEELKKLVDTVADKLSGLPSPLLGGLAGPAAQQMVRQVVQQAKAAVEPVIDRNPDVFDHLAAAGSELLAAYRSAVQAQEHRWTSRTADPAGDGRPGRRDPGEGTGPGERIDLD, encoded by the coding sequence ATGAGCGAAGAGCGCCCCGCACCCGACCCTTCCGAGGAGGAGCGGCCGAGGGCGACCGACGCCGACGCCTGGGCCACGGCCTGCGCCGAGGACCTCGCCGCCGAGCAGGCCCGCCGCCGCACCCGGCACGGCCCGCCGCCCGGGTCGGCCGCCGAGGAACTGAAGAAGCTCGTGGACACGGTGGCCGACAAGCTGTCCGGCCTGCCGTCACCGCTCCTCGGCGGCCTCGCCGGACCCGCCGCCCAGCAGATGGTGCGGCAGGTCGTCCAGCAGGCGAAGGCCGCCGTCGAGCCCGTCATAGACCGCAACCCGGACGTGTTCGACCACCTGGCCGCGGCCGGCAGCGAGCTGCTCGCCGCCTACCGCTCCGCCGTCCAGGCCCAGGAGCACCGCTGGACCTCCCGTACGGCCGACCCCGCGGGCGACGGCCGGCCGGGCCGGCGCGACCCGGGGGAGGGCACCGGCCCGGGCGAGCGCATCGACCTGGACTGA